The Lycium barbarum isolate Lr01 chromosome 9, ASM1917538v2, whole genome shotgun sequence genome has a segment encoding these proteins:
- the LOC132609486 gene encoding lysine-specific demethylase JMJ26-like isoform X9: MRKAKYEKDERIYCNYCSAFIVDFHRSCSSCSFQLCLTCCTELRNGNLQADASEVRMQFIDNGPGYLHGKCCSITSTKNRTTEVKIRDRTKVAMASKWKPKENGTIPCPPKDMGGCSKGTLNLRCIFSENWISQLLLKAKEIAHKCTHNDSELHCSCSISKGANDISGGKLRKAAARENSDDNYVFCPAAVDTRRANFRHFRLHLCQGEPVVVTNVLDNALGLSWEPMVMWRIFRLITKAADVLNCLNWCKLEMNIHQFFKGYMEGRLDSYGWPQLLKLNHWPPSGLFDERLPRHGAEFFSCLPFMEYTHPQYGYLNLALRFPDNCSKPDLGPKAYIAYGFPKELGRGDSVTKLHYGVTDTANVLMHTQAVVPTIEQLSAIEKLKQIHKAQDQREFVAEASRMHESKAENKKYSQQSVKADCETNKEGEEYQDREDSISLFGQDSSEGFEEADGGALWDVFRRQDVPKLEEYLRKHFREFRHTYGSLLPQVVHPIHDQTFYLSTEHKRRLKKEYGIEPWTFVQKLGEAVFVPAGCPYQVRNLKSCINVAVDFVSPENVNECIRLTEEFRKLPRNHDARVDKLEVKKIIVHAMSQAVDQLEKTLFRNSEAGIATGLSSSSPISKSINAKPGPNMPKSSSSISEDLSSSKTAKREEYVAPSEDEKPATTEVNLHYPHPVLDVSSANKAMPGPDMPKSSSTLDDLSSSKTAKREEYVAPTENKKPRTAEVNLHSPLPVLSANKAQESTSIPSGKLKQSINKEDVESTFHTVKSFLKSIPEQCSSQQSGLQSNTASNQTLARVVFECSIRLSLEALAYDPMHEKEMYGAIAALNENPSSFFSDEQTKQLVKLKYEFPVMVKKWRDLARAESSYQEFLTSFEEDRKKLDDWIRSEARLKSEYVKKEEQARELEAALQTIKNQKKEIMDERQEASLAAQKIMLSAQEKAGKIESTKTELVTTKMRMDGLQKNWSNFQSKFP; encoded by the exons ATGCGCAAAGCAAAATACGAGAAGGATGAGCGCATTTATTG CAACTATTGCAGTGCTTTTATTGTTGATTTTCATCGGAGTTGTTCTAGCTGTTCCTTTCAACTTTGCCTAACTTGTTGCACAGAACTAAGGAATGGAAACCTGCAAGCAGATGCATCCGAAGTGCGGATGCAATTTATTGACAATGGACCAGGTTATTTGCATGGTAAATGTTGTAGCATAACTTCAACAAAGAACAGAACTACTGAAGTTAAAATAAGGGATCGAACCAAGGTGGCAATGGCATCTAAATGGAAACCGAAGGAAAATGGTACCATTCCTTGCCCACCCAAAGATATGGGAGGTTGTAGTAAAGGAACCTTAAATTTGAGATGTATATTTTCTGAGAATTGGATATCACAGCTTTTACTGAAAGCTAAAGAAATAGCACATAAATGTACGCATAATGATTCAGAGCTGCACTGCTCCTGTTCAATTTCTAAGGGTGCAAATGATATTTCTGGTGGCAAGCTACGTAAGGCAGCTGCTCGAGAAAATTCTGATGATAACTATGTATTCTGTCCTGCAGCTGTAGATACTCGGCGTGCAAATTTCAGGCATTTTCGGCTCCATTTGTGTCAGGGTGAACCAGTTGTTGTAACTAACGTTCTTGATAATGCATTGGGATTGAGCTGGGAACCTATGGTAATGTGGCGTATTTTTCGACTAATCACGAAGGCTGCAGATGTTTTAAATTGCTTAAATTGGTGTAAG TTGGAAATGAACATACACCAGTTTTTCAAAGGATACATGGAGGGTCGCCTTGACAGTTATGGGTGGCCTCAACTCTTAAAGTTGAATCACTGGCCGCCATCAGGTCTATTTGATGAGCGGCTGCCACGTCATGGTGCCGAATTTTTTAGTTGTTTGCCTTTTATGGAATATACACATCCTCAATATGGCTATCTCAATCTCGCTCTTAGATTTCCTGATAACTGTTCGAAGCCAGATTTGGGGCCTAAGGCTTACATTGCTTATGGTTTTCCTAAGGAGCTTGGACGTGGAGACTCAGTCACCAAACTACACTATGGTGTGACTGATACG GCCAACGTGTTGATGCACACTCAAGCAGTGGTCCCAACAATTGAACAGCTCTCGGCCATAGAGAAGTTGAAACAAATTCACAAAGCGCAGGATCAGAGGGAATTTGTAGCTGAAGCTAGCAGGATGCATGAAAGTAAAGCTGAGAATAAGAAGTACAGCCAGCAAAGTGTAAAAGCTGATTGTGAAACCAATAAAGAGGGAGAAGAATACCAAGACAGAGAAGATAGTATTTCTCTTTTTGGGCAGGATAGCTCTGAAGGATTTGAAGAAGCAGATGGCGGTGCTCTATGGGATGTCTTTAGGAGGCAAGATGTTCCTAAATTGGAGGAATATCTCAGGAAGCACTTCAGGGAATTTAGGCACACATATGGCTCACTGTTGCCGCAG GTTGTTCATCCCATTCATGATCAAACGTTCTACTTGAGCACTGAGCATAAAAGGAGGCTAAAGAAAGAATATG GCATTGAACCATGGACTTTTGTTCAAAAATTAGGTGAAGCTGTTTTTGTTCCTGCTGGATGCCCTTATCAAGTCAGAAATTTAAAG TCGTGTATCAACGTCGCTGTTGATTTTGTATCTCCTGAAAATGTGAATGAGTGCATCCGTTTGACCGAGGAGTTTCGCAAGCTTCCCAGAAATCATGATGCTAGGGTAGATAAGTTGGAG GTAAAGAAAATAATTGTTCATGCGATGAGCCAAGCAGTGGATCAATTAGAGAAGACACTATT TAGGAACTCTGAAGCAGGCATCGCTACAGGATTATCCTCATCAAGTCCGATAAGCAAAAGTATAAAT GCTAAGCCAGGACCAAATATGCCAAAATCTTCCTCTTCCATTTCGGAAGATCTATCCAGTAGCAAGACTGCCAAAAGAGAAGAATATGTTGCTCCAAGTGAGGATGAGAAACCAGCAACCACCGAAGttaatctacattatccacatccAGTTCTTGATGTGTCTTCAGCAAACAAG GCTATGCCAGGGCCAGATATGCCAAAATCATCCTCCACTTTGGATGATCTGTCCAGCAGCAAGACTGCCAAAAGAGAAGAATATGTTGCTCCAACTGAGAATAAGAAACCAAGAACTGCTGAAGTTAATCTACATTCTCCGCTTCCAGTTCTTTCAGCAAACAAG GCTCAAGAAAGCACATCAATCCCTAGTGGAAAGTTGAAGCAATCCATCAATAAAGAAGATGTGGAATCAACTTTCCACACGGTTAAATCATTCTTGAAGTCTATACCAGAGCAGTGCTCGAGCCAACAATCAGGACTCCAGAGCAACACTGCTTCAAACCAAACACTAGCAAGGGTAGTATTTGAATGCTCAATCAGACTGTCACTGGAGGCATTGGCTTATGACCCAATGCATGAAAAAGAAATGTATGGTGCAATTGCTGCTTTAAATGAAAATCCCTCATCATTCTTTAGCGATGAACAAACCAAGCAATTGGTAAAACTTAAGTATGAATTCCCTGTCATGGTTAAGAAATGGAGGGACTTGGCACGAGCTGAATCAAGTTACCAGGAATTCTTGACCAGCTTCGAAGAGGATAGGAAAAAACTGGATGATTGGATTAGATCAGAAGCCAGGTTGAAGTCGGAGTATGTTAAAAAGGAGGAACAAGCTAGAGAATTGGAAGCAGCCCTTCAAACTATAAAGAACCAGAAAAAAGAAATCATGGATGAAAGACAAGAAGCGTCTCTAGCAGCTCAGAAAATCATGTTGTCAGCTCAAGAAAAAGCTGGCAAGATAGAAAGCACTAAAACTGAATTGGTAACGACAAAGATGCGGATGGATGGCTTGCAAAAAAATTGGTCCAACTTTCAGTCTAAATTCCCCTAG
- the LOC132609486 gene encoding lysine-specific demethylase JMJ26-like isoform X10 — MSAFIELRNGNLQADASEVRMQFIDNGPGYLHGKCCSITSTKNRTTEVKIRDRTKVAMASKWKPKENGTIPCPPKDMGGCSKGTLNLRCIFSENWISQLLLKAKEIAHKCTHNDSELHCSCSISKGANDISGGKLRKAAARENSDDNYVFCPAAVDTRRANFRHFRLHLCQGEPVVVTNVLDNALGLSWEPMVMWRIFRLITKAADVLNCLNWCKLEMNIHQFFKGYMEGRLDSYGWPQLLKLNHWPPSGLFDERLPRHGAEFFSCLPFMEYTHPQYGYLNLALRFPDNCSKPDLGPKAYIAYGFPKELGRGDSVTKLHYGVTDTANVLMHTQAVVPTIEQLSAIEKLKQIHKAQDQREFVAEASRMHESKAENKKYSQQSVKADCETNKEGEEYQDREDSISLFGQDSSEGFEEADGGALWDVFRRQDVPKLEEYLRKHFREFRHTYGSLLPQVVHPIHDQTFYLSTEHKRRLKKEYGIEPWTFVQKLGEAVFVPAGCPYQVRNLKSCINVAVDFVSPENVNECIRLTEEFRKLPRNHDARVDKLEVKKIIVHAMSQAVDQLEKTLFRNSEAGIATGLSSSSPISKSINAKPGPNMPKSSSSISEDLSSSKTAKREEYVAPSEDEKPATTEVNLHYPHPVLDVSSANKAMPGPDMPKSSSTLDDLSSSKTAKREEYVAPTENKKPRTAEVNLHSPLPVLSANKAQESTSIPSGKLKQSINKEDVESTFHTVKSFLKSIPEQCSSQQSGLQSNTASNQTLARVVFECSIRLSLEALAYDPMHEKEMYGAIAALNENPSSFFSDEQTKQLVKLKYEFPVMVKKWRDLARAESSYQEFLTSFEEDRKKLDDWIRSEARLKSEYVKKEEQARELEAALQTIKNQKKEIMDERQEASLAAQKIMLSAQEKAGKIESTKTELVTTKMRMDGLQKNWSNFQSKFP, encoded by the exons ATGAGCGCATTTATTG AACTAAGGAATGGAAACCTGCAAGCAGATGCATCCGAAGTGCGGATGCAATTTATTGACAATGGACCAGGTTATTTGCATGGTAAATGTTGTAGCATAACTTCAACAAAGAACAGAACTACTGAAGTTAAAATAAGGGATCGAACCAAGGTGGCAATGGCATCTAAATGGAAACCGAAGGAAAATGGTACCATTCCTTGCCCACCCAAAGATATGGGAGGTTGTAGTAAAGGAACCTTAAATTTGAGATGTATATTTTCTGAGAATTGGATATCACAGCTTTTACTGAAAGCTAAAGAAATAGCACATAAATGTACGCATAATGATTCAGAGCTGCACTGCTCCTGTTCAATTTCTAAGGGTGCAAATGATATTTCTGGTGGCAAGCTACGTAAGGCAGCTGCTCGAGAAAATTCTGATGATAACTATGTATTCTGTCCTGCAGCTGTAGATACTCGGCGTGCAAATTTCAGGCATTTTCGGCTCCATTTGTGTCAGGGTGAACCAGTTGTTGTAACTAACGTTCTTGATAATGCATTGGGATTGAGCTGGGAACCTATGGTAATGTGGCGTATTTTTCGACTAATCACGAAGGCTGCAGATGTTTTAAATTGCTTAAATTGGTGTAAG TTGGAAATGAACATACACCAGTTTTTCAAAGGATACATGGAGGGTCGCCTTGACAGTTATGGGTGGCCTCAACTCTTAAAGTTGAATCACTGGCCGCCATCAGGTCTATTTGATGAGCGGCTGCCACGTCATGGTGCCGAATTTTTTAGTTGTTTGCCTTTTATGGAATATACACATCCTCAATATGGCTATCTCAATCTCGCTCTTAGATTTCCTGATAACTGTTCGAAGCCAGATTTGGGGCCTAAGGCTTACATTGCTTATGGTTTTCCTAAGGAGCTTGGACGTGGAGACTCAGTCACCAAACTACACTATGGTGTGACTGATACG GCCAACGTGTTGATGCACACTCAAGCAGTGGTCCCAACAATTGAACAGCTCTCGGCCATAGAGAAGTTGAAACAAATTCACAAAGCGCAGGATCAGAGGGAATTTGTAGCTGAAGCTAGCAGGATGCATGAAAGTAAAGCTGAGAATAAGAAGTACAGCCAGCAAAGTGTAAAAGCTGATTGTGAAACCAATAAAGAGGGAGAAGAATACCAAGACAGAGAAGATAGTATTTCTCTTTTTGGGCAGGATAGCTCTGAAGGATTTGAAGAAGCAGATGGCGGTGCTCTATGGGATGTCTTTAGGAGGCAAGATGTTCCTAAATTGGAGGAATATCTCAGGAAGCACTTCAGGGAATTTAGGCACACATATGGCTCACTGTTGCCGCAG GTTGTTCATCCCATTCATGATCAAACGTTCTACTTGAGCACTGAGCATAAAAGGAGGCTAAAGAAAGAATATG GCATTGAACCATGGACTTTTGTTCAAAAATTAGGTGAAGCTGTTTTTGTTCCTGCTGGATGCCCTTATCAAGTCAGAAATTTAAAG TCGTGTATCAACGTCGCTGTTGATTTTGTATCTCCTGAAAATGTGAATGAGTGCATCCGTTTGACCGAGGAGTTTCGCAAGCTTCCCAGAAATCATGATGCTAGGGTAGATAAGTTGGAG GTAAAGAAAATAATTGTTCATGCGATGAGCCAAGCAGTGGATCAATTAGAGAAGACACTATT TAGGAACTCTGAAGCAGGCATCGCTACAGGATTATCCTCATCAAGTCCGATAAGCAAAAGTATAAAT GCTAAGCCAGGACCAAATATGCCAAAATCTTCCTCTTCCATTTCGGAAGATCTATCCAGTAGCAAGACTGCCAAAAGAGAAGAATATGTTGCTCCAAGTGAGGATGAGAAACCAGCAACCACCGAAGttaatctacattatccacatccAGTTCTTGATGTGTCTTCAGCAAACAAG GCTATGCCAGGGCCAGATATGCCAAAATCATCCTCCACTTTGGATGATCTGTCCAGCAGCAAGACTGCCAAAAGAGAAGAATATGTTGCTCCAACTGAGAATAAGAAACCAAGAACTGCTGAAGTTAATCTACATTCTCCGCTTCCAGTTCTTTCAGCAAACAAG GCTCAAGAAAGCACATCAATCCCTAGTGGAAAGTTGAAGCAATCCATCAATAAAGAAGATGTGGAATCAACTTTCCACACGGTTAAATCATTCTTGAAGTCTATACCAGAGCAGTGCTCGAGCCAACAATCAGGACTCCAGAGCAACACTGCTTCAAACCAAACACTAGCAAGGGTAGTATTTGAATGCTCAATCAGACTGTCACTGGAGGCATTGGCTTATGACCCAATGCATGAAAAAGAAATGTATGGTGCAATTGCTGCTTTAAATGAAAATCCCTCATCATTCTTTAGCGATGAACAAACCAAGCAATTGGTAAAACTTAAGTATGAATTCCCTGTCATGGTTAAGAAATGGAGGGACTTGGCACGAGCTGAATCAAGTTACCAGGAATTCTTGACCAGCTTCGAAGAGGATAGGAAAAAACTGGATGATTGGATTAGATCAGAAGCCAGGTTGAAGTCGGAGTATGTTAAAAAGGAGGAACAAGCTAGAGAATTGGAAGCAGCCCTTCAAACTATAAAGAACCAGAAAAAAGAAATCATGGATGAAAGACAAGAAGCGTCTCTAGCAGCTCAGAAAATCATGTTGTCAGCTCAAGAAAAAGCTGGCAAGATAGAAAGCACTAAAACTGAATTGGTAACGACAAAGATGCGGATGGATGGCTTGCAAAAAAATTGGTCCAACTTTCAGTCTAAATTCCCCTAG
- the LOC132609486 gene encoding lysine-specific demethylase JMJ26-like isoform X3, whose amino-acid sequence MLLNSRYPGMPEEAILKACPVCRNLCNCTTCLRLDGLAKHLMFVEVKFSDEEKLEYSKHIVRALLPALEQFNTEQMIEKQIEYQSRALAVSEVNMRKAKYEKDERIYCNYCSAFIVDFHRSCSSCSFQLCLTCCTELRNGNLQADASEVRMQFIDNGPGYLHGKCCSITSTKNRTTEVKIRDRTKVAMASKWKPKENGTIPCPPKDMGGCSKGTLNLRCIFSENWISQLLLKAKEIAHKCTHNDSELHCSCSISKGANDISGGKLRKAAARENSDDNYVFCPAAVDTRRANFRHFRLHLCQGEPVVVTNVLDNALGLSWEPMVMWRIFRLITKAADVLNCLNWCKLEMNIHQFFKGYMEGRLDSYGWPQLLKLNHWPPSGLFDERLPRHGAEFFSCLPFMEYTHPQYGYLNLALRFPDNCSKPDLGPKAYIAYGFPKELGRGDSVTKLHYGVTDTANVLMHTQAVVPTIEQLSAIEKLKQIHKAQDQREFVAEASRMHESKAENKKYSQQSVKADCETNKEGEEYQDREDSISLFGQDSSEGFEEADGGALWDVFRRQDVPKLEEYLRKHFREFRHTYGSLLPQVVHPIHDQTFYLSTEHKRRLKKEYGIEPWTFVQKLGEAVFVPAGCPYQVRNLKSCINVAVDFVSPENVNECIRLTEEFRKLPRNHDARVDKLEVKKIIVHAMSQAVDQLEKTLFRNSEAGIATGLSSSSPISKSINAKPGPNMPKSSSSISEDLSSSKTAKREEYVAPSEDEKPATTEVNLHYPHPVLDVSSANKAMPGPDMPKSSSTLDDLSSSKTAKREEYVAPTENKKPRTAEVNLHSPLPVLSANKAQESTSIPSGKLKQSINKEDVESTFHTVKSFLKSIPEQCSSQQSGLQSNTASNQTLARVVFECSIRLSLEALAYDPMHEKEMYGAIAALNENPSSFFSDEQTKQLVKLKYEFPVMVKKWRDLARAESSYQEFLTSFEEDRKKLDDWIRSEARLKSEYVKKEEQARELEAALQTIKNQKKEIMDERQEASLAAQKIMLSAQEKAGKIESTKTELVTTKMRMDGLQKNWSNFQSKFP is encoded by the exons GTACCCTGGGATGCCAGAAGAGGCCATTTTAAAAGCTTGCCCTGTATGTCGTAACCTTTGCAACTGCACAACATGCTTGCGGTTAGATGGGTTAGCTAAA CATTTGATGTTTGTTGAAGTAAAGTTCAGTGATGAAGAAAAACTTGAGTATTCTAAGCACATTGTACGAGCACTTTTGCCTGCTTTGGAACAATTTAATACAGAGCAAATGATTGAAAAGCAGATTGAGTATCAGAGTCGAG CATTAGCAGTTTCAGAGGTGAATATGCGCAAAGCAAAATACGAGAAGGATGAGCGCATTTATTG CAACTATTGCAGTGCTTTTATTGTTGATTTTCATCGGAGTTGTTCTAGCTGTTCCTTTCAACTTTGCCTAACTTGTTGCACAGAACTAAGGAATGGAAACCTGCAAGCAGATGCATCCGAAGTGCGGATGCAATTTATTGACAATGGACCAGGTTATTTGCATGGTAAATGTTGTAGCATAACTTCAACAAAGAACAGAACTACTGAAGTTAAAATAAGGGATCGAACCAAGGTGGCAATGGCATCTAAATGGAAACCGAAGGAAAATGGTACCATTCCTTGCCCACCCAAAGATATGGGAGGTTGTAGTAAAGGAACCTTAAATTTGAGATGTATATTTTCTGAGAATTGGATATCACAGCTTTTACTGAAAGCTAAAGAAATAGCACATAAATGTACGCATAATGATTCAGAGCTGCACTGCTCCTGTTCAATTTCTAAGGGTGCAAATGATATTTCTGGTGGCAAGCTACGTAAGGCAGCTGCTCGAGAAAATTCTGATGATAACTATGTATTCTGTCCTGCAGCTGTAGATACTCGGCGTGCAAATTTCAGGCATTTTCGGCTCCATTTGTGTCAGGGTGAACCAGTTGTTGTAACTAACGTTCTTGATAATGCATTGGGATTGAGCTGGGAACCTATGGTAATGTGGCGTATTTTTCGACTAATCACGAAGGCTGCAGATGTTTTAAATTGCTTAAATTGGTGTAAG TTGGAAATGAACATACACCAGTTTTTCAAAGGATACATGGAGGGTCGCCTTGACAGTTATGGGTGGCCTCAACTCTTAAAGTTGAATCACTGGCCGCCATCAGGTCTATTTGATGAGCGGCTGCCACGTCATGGTGCCGAATTTTTTAGTTGTTTGCCTTTTATGGAATATACACATCCTCAATATGGCTATCTCAATCTCGCTCTTAGATTTCCTGATAACTGTTCGAAGCCAGATTTGGGGCCTAAGGCTTACATTGCTTATGGTTTTCCTAAGGAGCTTGGACGTGGAGACTCAGTCACCAAACTACACTATGGTGTGACTGATACG GCCAACGTGTTGATGCACACTCAAGCAGTGGTCCCAACAATTGAACAGCTCTCGGCCATAGAGAAGTTGAAACAAATTCACAAAGCGCAGGATCAGAGGGAATTTGTAGCTGAAGCTAGCAGGATGCATGAAAGTAAAGCTGAGAATAAGAAGTACAGCCAGCAAAGTGTAAAAGCTGATTGTGAAACCAATAAAGAGGGAGAAGAATACCAAGACAGAGAAGATAGTATTTCTCTTTTTGGGCAGGATAGCTCTGAAGGATTTGAAGAAGCAGATGGCGGTGCTCTATGGGATGTCTTTAGGAGGCAAGATGTTCCTAAATTGGAGGAATATCTCAGGAAGCACTTCAGGGAATTTAGGCACACATATGGCTCACTGTTGCCGCAG GTTGTTCATCCCATTCATGATCAAACGTTCTACTTGAGCACTGAGCATAAAAGGAGGCTAAAGAAAGAATATG GCATTGAACCATGGACTTTTGTTCAAAAATTAGGTGAAGCTGTTTTTGTTCCTGCTGGATGCCCTTATCAAGTCAGAAATTTAAAG TCGTGTATCAACGTCGCTGTTGATTTTGTATCTCCTGAAAATGTGAATGAGTGCATCCGTTTGACCGAGGAGTTTCGCAAGCTTCCCAGAAATCATGATGCTAGGGTAGATAAGTTGGAG GTAAAGAAAATAATTGTTCATGCGATGAGCCAAGCAGTGGATCAATTAGAGAAGACACTATT TAGGAACTCTGAAGCAGGCATCGCTACAGGATTATCCTCATCAAGTCCGATAAGCAAAAGTATAAAT GCTAAGCCAGGACCAAATATGCCAAAATCTTCCTCTTCCATTTCGGAAGATCTATCCAGTAGCAAGACTGCCAAAAGAGAAGAATATGTTGCTCCAAGTGAGGATGAGAAACCAGCAACCACCGAAGttaatctacattatccacatccAGTTCTTGATGTGTCTTCAGCAAACAAG GCTATGCCAGGGCCAGATATGCCAAAATCATCCTCCACTTTGGATGATCTGTCCAGCAGCAAGACTGCCAAAAGAGAAGAATATGTTGCTCCAACTGAGAATAAGAAACCAAGAACTGCTGAAGTTAATCTACATTCTCCGCTTCCAGTTCTTTCAGCAAACAAG GCTCAAGAAAGCACATCAATCCCTAGTGGAAAGTTGAAGCAATCCATCAATAAAGAAGATGTGGAATCAACTTTCCACACGGTTAAATCATTCTTGAAGTCTATACCAGAGCAGTGCTCGAGCCAACAATCAGGACTCCAGAGCAACACTGCTTCAAACCAAACACTAGCAAGGGTAGTATTTGAATGCTCAATCAGACTGTCACTGGAGGCATTGGCTTATGACCCAATGCATGAAAAAGAAATGTATGGTGCAATTGCTGCTTTAAATGAAAATCCCTCATCATTCTTTAGCGATGAACAAACCAAGCAATTGGTAAAACTTAAGTATGAATTCCCTGTCATGGTTAAGAAATGGAGGGACTTGGCACGAGCTGAATCAAGTTACCAGGAATTCTTGACCAGCTTCGAAGAGGATAGGAAAAAACTGGATGATTGGATTAGATCAGAAGCCAGGTTGAAGTCGGAGTATGTTAAAAAGGAGGAACAAGCTAGAGAATTGGAAGCAGCCCTTCAAACTATAAAGAACCAGAAAAAAGAAATCATGGATGAAAGACAAGAAGCGTCTCTAGCAGCTCAGAAAATCATGTTGTCAGCTCAAGAAAAAGCTGGCAAGATAGAAAGCACTAAAACTGAATTGGTAACGACAAAGATGCGGATGGATGGCTTGCAAAAAAATTGGTCCAACTTTCAGTCTAAATTCCCCTAG